CTTACTGTCGTTTAACAAAATCATTTGTTCAGGTTCGCATGAAAGCCATCTGTGTCCTAGAGGCAGTACTTCGGAAGAGAGATGACCAGAACTTTTCTGTTGTAGCATCATATTTTATTGACAACTATGACGTGGTGGTGAAATGTTCTGAATCTCCACAAGCATCATTGAGGGAGAAAGCAAATAAGGTAATATCTCGTGTCTACATTCCTTTATGGACATAGAGATTGGTGCATGAGAATAATATagtaatttcaaatatatgttTCTTCTCTTTAAAAATTCGTATGATATGTTGATTCTGATGAAAGCCATGAGAGTGTTTAACACAGTTGAGAGAGAATCTAAAATAGACAAATAAAATACGTTAAACAAAAAtatagatatttgaaaataGTGCACCTGCATCTTTATCTTAATGCAATCGTTTGTCTGTAACGCCACAAACCACCATAGTCCTTTTCTTTTTCAGCGTGGATTGAAAAGTCCTCTTTCGCCTGTCACAAATATGGTAGGATATAAGTGACGGGTGATTGGGAAAGGTGTTCGCACCATCCAGCAGATGCCAGTATTTATGCACTTGTGCAGAGAAGCCAGCACACAAAAGATCCTGCAGGCGATAATCATATACCTGTGTTTGTTTAATGAATTTCTTTTCTTTATCAGCTTGATAAGatagaaatactatttttgtttAAAAGAACCTTGTATTGATTTTTTTAGATTGCTAGGTCCAAAAAAGAAATTATTTGTGATGACTACAGGTGTTGAGCCTTCTGGATGGCGGACAAGTTGGTGTGATCAATCATGCAGAAAATACAGTGAAGCACTCTCAGACATCTGTGATGGGGGACTTGATAGACACTGGTGATCAAGATGATCTTGGTGTGGAAGATACAGAGAAAACAGCCACTGCACCAAGAATTAACCAAGCATCTTCTTCTATCATGCCATTTGTTGGTGACTTACTTGGAGACAGTTTTGGTGGTGATGTGGGCACCACTGAAACAAAACTTGACGATGACCCTTTTGGGGATGTTTCTTTTCACACCAGTCAAGATAAGGACCATGCTACCGATCTCTTTTCTGGGATGTCTGTTGATAACTCTGGAAGTACAGGAGTGAACGTCAAATCtcataaaactgaatcagatccATTTGACCTTTTCAGTTTGAGTTCTGAGGGATACCAGGAGCATGGTAACCGTGGAAAAGATGTCAATGACTTGATGGATAATTTGTCTATACATTCCGACAATTCATTGACAAAGCAAAATGGAATTACCTCTGAAAAGGGTTCAGAGGACAGAGGTTcaattttgactacctacccaGATAATCGAGTTTCAAATGATGTCTTGAATGCAGAATATGCGTCTCCAGCCCCTGGGATGAATGCAAATCCCATGTTTCCTTTGGGTGCTATGGCCTATAATTTTCCACCCGGCTTGATGTTCAATCCATTACTTGCTTCTCATCCTATGAATTATAATGCCATGGGGAATCTTATTGCACAACAGCAGTTCCTTGCAACAATGTCCAACTTCCAGCAACAAGGGAATCTGCATTCTAATACAAGTTTTAATGCTGTTGGATCTAGAGTTGGACATTCTCCACCCCTTCCAGACATTTTTAATCCAGCTATACCTAACCAACCTCCAACTTCTCTGATGAGTGAGTCGAAGAGAGAGGAGAACAAAGCATTTGATTTTGTCTCGGTAAGTTTCTATTATCAACTTATTTTATCTTTTATCAGAGGCACATAATGACAACATTTTATTCTTGAGACTAATTTTCACATTTCATTGGGGCCCCGATGCCTTAAGAAATTGACTTTGTGCGTTTATGAGTTGTCTATGCTTTGAGTGTATGAATTTGGCAAAAAGCATGCCTCAGAGAAAGCCTGATGGtaaattatatgttgtattacAGGATCATTTAGCTGCAGCTCGTGAACAAAAGCGTTTGATTTGAATCTATTGGTCTCTGTTATTCATCACGTTTGTCAGAAATGGAGCCAACCACTCTGGAAAAAATGAATGAAAAATCTATTTTCTTTTGGCGCCATTCTGTGTATCTCATATGGTAAGAATGATGCTGTCATAGAAATTGCAACTATGTTGCAGTGTAGCCGAACTAGTTATTTATATTGTGCAGTCCTTCTAtgattctttttcttggaaTAAACACTATAGGTTTTATAGTGATTTTGGTTATTTTGCTATTTTCTTTGTTTATTCTTTCCCCTTGCAACTTTTAGCGTGTTCCTGTACGTAGGGCTTAAATGGGGTGAAATCTCCGAGAGGATGTAGTTTTTTTTTCTTGTGGTGTATTCCAATTCATTTGTATGTTTCAGTATGTTGTTTCATGCATTTGATAAAAAGATGTGGATCTTTAAAATCATGTTCAAAATTTCATTTTAATAAATAGAATATTTCTATGGTTGCAATCTAGTTGAGATCTGCTTGGTAGTGGTTCGGTCAAAGTTCGACTTTAACTTGAGTTGTCGAACTCGAGATGAGTTCAAGATCAACTTGATTCAAGTAGAGATGGACGAATTAGTAGTTTGTTTTGGAAGGAGATGGTCCAATTGGaagattttttctattttttctcACTTAACATATCACTGTTTGGAAAAGtacttataaatatttataagttgttttaatgATAAATAAGTGTTGGACAACTGTTTTATAAAAACGTTTTTAgagtttaaaaaatatttgtactatttttaaaaaaagattttATAGTTAAAATTAATTAAGATCTAGTTTAAACAATTACTCAAAAAAAATTTTACTTTTCTTTTAACTCATGTTTTATTACTCTAATAATatctcaaatattttttaaaaattagacaaaaacttgtgtgagaaagtttcacgagtcatattttgtgagacagatcttttatttggatcatcaataaaaaaaatattaattgttatgccaagaa
This is a stretch of genomic DNA from Primulina eburnea isolate SZY01 chromosome 11, ASM2296580v1, whole genome shotgun sequence. It encodes these proteins:
- the LOC140806024 gene encoding protein MODIFIED TRANSPORT TO THE VACUOLE 1-like, whose translation is MDQSRRAVESYWRSKMVDGVTSDEDKVTPVYKLEEICDLLRSAHVSIVKEVADFILKRLQHKSPIVKQKALRVIKYAVGKSGVEFRREMQRNSVDVRQLIHYKGQSDPLKGDALNKAVRETAQETLSALFLSDESKSTPAESSLGSRIQGFGSTNYEMPSEDRKSFISEVVDIGTATIKQGLSSFIQSPSMRKNVDTGSYRSPNLRRSFTTENDYSDQYEGIGSHVTNDNSSRFSKNAGSGNWGQEISSSQMETNSVESAATYGQKNREEKLLETIVTAGGVRLQPTRDALHVFLLDASKLNPLALGQAIEAKLKSPMWQVRMKAICVLEAVLRKRDDQNFSVVASYFIDNYDVVVKCSESPQASLREKANKVLSLLDGGQVGVINHAENTVKHSQTSVMGDLIDTGDQDDLGVEDTEKTATAPRINQASSSIMPFVGDLLGDSFGGDVGTTETKLDDDPFGDVSFHTSQDKDHATDLFSGMSVDNSGSTGVNVKSHKTESDPFDLFSLSSEGYQEHGNRGKDVNDLMDNLSIHSDNSLTKQNGITSEKGSEDRGSILTTYPDNRVSNDVLNAEYASPAPGMNANPMFPLGAMAYNFPPGLMFNPLLASHPMNYNAMGNLIAQQQFLATMSNFQQQGNLHSNTSFNAVGSRVGHSPPLPDIFNPAIPNQPPTSLMSESKREENKAFDFVSDHLAAAREQKRLI